A window of the Pungitius pungitius chromosome 3, fPunPun2.1, whole genome shotgun sequence genome harbors these coding sequences:
- the tmem97 gene encoding sigma intracellular receptor 2: protein MSVRVLEVLFFFYFASHIPITLFIDLQALLPGHVYPQPLKDLLQWYAQEFRDPMVLDPPQWFQSFIFCEALIQMPFFPVAAYAFLKGGCKWIRTPAIVYSTHVATTLVPILAHILFHQFPMKPHAGPQTLKERWLLVSIYIPYLLVPLLLLLTMLLSSTYNSTSTSRHKSAKSKKN from the exons ATGTCTGTCCGCGTGTTGGaagttctcttcttcttctactttgcCTCTCACATTCCCATCACTCTGTTCATCGACCTACAAGCCCTGCTGCCCGGACATGTGTATCCTCAGCCA CTGAAGGACCTTCTGCAGTGGTACGCGCAAGAGTTCAGAGACCCCATGGTGCTGGATCCGCCACAATGGTTCCAGTCTTTCATTTTCTGCGAGGCTTTGATTCAAATGCCGTTTTTCCCGGTTGCAGCCTACGCTTTCCTGAAAG GTGGCTGTAAATGGATCCGGACTCCTGCCATCGTGTATTCCACACATGTGGCCACCACACTGGTCCCCATCCTAGCTCACATCCTGTTCCACCAGTTCCCTATGAAACCCCATGCTGGTCCCCAGACCCTGAAGGAGCGCTGGCTACTGGTCTCCATATACATCCCATATCTGCTTGtgcccctgctgctgctcctcaccaTGCTGCTGTCCTCCACATACAACTCCACCTCCACATCACGACACAAGTCAGCCAAATCCAAGAAGAACTGA
- the si:ch211-167j9.5 gene encoding tyrosine kinase receptor Cad96Ca, translating into MSHDSTSGNACSGQLLHLLVYPLIGALSFTVLVVTLLGIMCLRKYRSLLRTIRELRGSKLQLDAVPRLEAPITPVRPVPAEGEEQLSPLNPLQQSSTARSSSRKLWKGLQQGSHVTESDLNLLQLIKAGKEGVFYKARMTKGTCKGHTTFTCKISKEGVRSKHVETEVSIMKKLIHHKNILQLLDWNTTDEPYILIMENVSCGTLRTFLQTHKVSLSADPELHSLLTIASYHIALAMQHLRSKLIVHGDLALRNIMVNKFPWEVKVAEFGLARDLTGMVSRRSSRWKSPRQRVPLRWYPPEYFKSNYYGFKGDVWAFGIVLWEIQTFGTMPYPDVEKSDAVVYYICIGHKNTNPEGCRPEILHIMRDCWLDLYSMRPSFTDVVRMLEAIIENDADYVNVESDPLVKDEA; encoded by the exons ATGTCACATGATTCCACCAGTGGAAATGCGTGTTCAG gtcagctcctccacctgcttgTCTACCCCCTCATAGGGGCTCTGTCCTTCACCGTCCTGGTGGTCACACTGCTGGGAATCATGTGTCTAAGAAA GTATCGGTCTTTGTTACGGACAATTCGAGAGCTACGAGGGAGTAAGTTGCAGCTGGATGCTGTTCCTCGGCTGGAAGCTCCCATCACGCCTGTGAGGCCAGTGCCAGCAGAGGGGGAGGAACAGCTGTCTCCACTAAATCccctgcagcagagcagcacagccaggtcctcctccaggaaGCTGTGGAAAGGCTTGCAGCAG GGTTCTCATGTTACCGAGTCAGACCTGAACTTGCTCCAGCTGATCAAAGCGGGAAAGGAGGGGGTCTTCTACAAGGCCAGGATGACCAAAGGGACGTGCAAAGGCCACACCACATTCACTTGCAAGATCAGCAAGGAAG GTGTCCGTTCAAAGCATGTGGAGACAGAGGTTTCCATCATGAAGAAACTGATACACCATAAGAACATCCTCCAGTTGCTGGACTGGAACACCACTGATG AGCCTTACATTTTGATCATGGAGAATGTGAGCTGTGGCACTCTGAGGACCTTCCTGCAGACCCACAAAGTCTCCCTGAGTGCAGACCCTGAGCTGCACAGCCTGCTCACCATCGCCTCCTATCACATCGCTCTGGCCATGCAGCACCTGCGCTCCAAATTG ATTGTGCACGGCGACTTGGCTTTGAGAAACATCATGGTCAATAAGTTCCCTTGGGAAGTAAAGGTCGCAGAGTTTGGGCTGGCTCGAGACTTAACCGGGATGGTGAGCCGCCGCAGCAGCCGCTGGAAGAGCCCACGG CAGCGTGTGCCGCTGCGCTGGTACCCACCCGAGTACTTCAAGAGCAACTATTACGGCTTCAAGGGAGACGTGTGGGCATTTGGCATTGTCCTGTGGGAGATACAGACATTTG gtACAATGCCATACCCTGACGTGGAGAAATCAGACGCAGTGGTGTACTACATCTGTATTGGTCATAAGAACACAAACCCTGAAGGCTGCAGACCAGAGAT ACTCCATATCATGCGAGATTGTTGGCTGGACCTGTATTCAATGAGACCCTCGTTCACGGACGTCGTTCGCATGTTAGAGGCCATCATAGAAAACGACGCG gatTATGTGAATGTTGAGAGTGATCCATTGGTGAAAGATGAGGCTTAA